The nucleotide window TACCCCAAAGGCGTGGATTAGGGAATAATAGCCGGCACTGCACGCCGGATAAATAAAGTACAGATCAGGATTATGTTCACACAGCTTCTTACCAAAATCATCGGCAGTCGCAATGACCGCACCATCAAGAAACTCAGCAAGGTTGTCGCCCAGATCAACGCCCTGGAGCCCAGCTTCGAAGCGGCCTCCGACGAGGAGATCAAGGCCAAGACCGATGAGTTCCGCGCTCGCCTGGAAAAGGGCGAGACCCTGGATGACATCCTGGTAGAAGCCTTTGCCGTGGTGCGTGAAGCCTCCAAGCGCATCTTCGGCATGCGTCACTTCGACGTGCAGCTGATCGGCGGCATGGTGCTGCAGTCCGGCAAGATCGCCGAGATGCGTACCGGTGAAGGTAAGACCCTGACCGCGACCCTGCCGGCCTACCTGAACGCCCTGACCGGCAAGGGCGTGCACGTGATCACCGTGAACGACTACCTGGCCAAGCGTGACGCCGAGTGGAACCGGCCGCTGTTCGAATTCCTGGGACTGAGCGTGGGCGTCAACGTGCCCGGCATGGGCCAGATGGAGAAGAAGGAGGCCTACGCCGCCGACATCACCTACGGTACCAACAACGAATTCGGCTTCGACTACCTGCGCGACAACATGGCCTTCGGCCCGGCGGAGCGGGTGCAGCGCCCCCTGTCCTACGCCATCATCGACGAGGTGGACTCCATCCTGATCGACGAGGCCCGTACCCCGCTGATCATTTCCGGCCAGGCCGAGGACAGCTCTGCCCTCTACGCAAAAATCAACACCCTGGTACCTAGCCTGGTGCGCCAGGCCGAGGAAGACAAGGAAGGCGAGCAGGGCGACGGCGACTTCACCATAGATGAGAAGGCCAAGCAGCTGTACCTGACCGAGCGCGGCCAGGTGAACATCGAGGAGATGCTCAAGCGCGAGGGCCTGCTGAACGAGGACGACTCCCTGTTCAGCGCCGCCAACATCACCCTGCTGCACCATGTCAACGCCGCCCTGCGCGCCCGCCACCTGTTCCAGAAGGACGTGGACTATATAGTCCAGGACGATGAGATCGTCATAGTGGACGAGCATACCGGCCGTACCATGCCCGGCCGCCGCTGGTCCGAAGGCCTGCACCAGGCCGTGGAAGCCAAGGAAGGGGTCAAGATCCAGAACGAAAACCAGACCCTGGCCTCCATCACCTTCCAGAACTACTTCCGCATCTACGACAAGCTGGCCGGCATGACAGGCACCGCCGATACCGAAGCCTTCGAATTCCAGCACATCTATGGCCTGGAAACCGTGGTGATCCCCACCAACAGGCCGATGATCCGCGACGACATGGCCGACCAGGTCTACCTGACCACGGAAGAGAAGTTCGAAGCCATCATCACCGACATCAAGAGCCAGCGGGAGAAGGGCAGGCCCTCGTTGGTGGGCACCATCTCCATCGAATCCTCAGAACTTCTGTCGAGGCACCTCAAGAAGGAAGGCATCCCCCACCAGGTGTTGAACGCCAAGTACCACGCCATGGAGGCGGAGATCGTCGCCCAGGCCGGTAAGCCGGGCGCGGTGACCATCGCCACCAACATGGCCGGCCGGGGTACCGATATCATCCTGGGCGGCAACTGGCAATCCGAGGTGGACAAGCTGGACAATCCCAGCCAGGAGCAGATCGACGCCATCAAGGCCCAATGGCAGCAGTGCCATGACCAGGTCCTGGAGGCCGGCGGCCTGCACATCATAGGCACCGAGCGTCACGAATCACGCCGTATCGACAACCAGCTGCGGGGCCGTTCCGGCCGCCAGGGCGACCCCGGC belongs to Gallaecimonas sp. GXIMD4217 and includes:
- the secA gene encoding preprotein translocase subunit SecA; translated protein: MFTQLLTKIIGSRNDRTIKKLSKVVAQINALEPSFEAASDEEIKAKTDEFRARLEKGETLDDILVEAFAVVREASKRIFGMRHFDVQLIGGMVLQSGKIAEMRTGEGKTLTATLPAYLNALTGKGVHVITVNDYLAKRDAEWNRPLFEFLGLSVGVNVPGMGQMEKKEAYAADITYGTNNEFGFDYLRDNMAFGPAERVQRPLSYAIIDEVDSILIDEARTPLIISGQAEDSSALYAKINTLVPSLVRQAEEDKEGEQGDGDFTIDEKAKQLYLTERGQVNIEEMLKREGLLNEDDSLFSAANITLLHHVNAALRARHLFQKDVDYIVQDDEIVIVDEHTGRTMPGRRWSEGLHQAVEAKEGVKIQNENQTLASITFQNYFRIYDKLAGMTGTADTEAFEFQHIYGLETVVIPTNRPMIRDDMADQVYLTTEEKFEAIITDIKSQREKGRPSLVGTISIESSELLSRHLKKEGIPHQVLNAKYHAMEAEIVAQAGKPGAVTIATNMAGRGTDIILGGNWQSEVDKLDNPSQEQIDAIKAQWQQCHDQVLEAGGLHIIGTERHESRRIDNQLRGRSGRQGDPGSSRFYLSMEDALMRIFASDRVTNMMKRLGMERGEAIEHPWVNRAIENAQRKVEGRNFDIRKQLLEYDDVANDQRKVIYEQRNELMDSDSIQDTIEAIRADVVDKTISAYIPPQSLEEMWDVPGLEERLKADFAIELPLQQWLDEDDKLHEDSLREKILAAINEAYQAKEAAVGEQVLRHFEKAVMLQTLDGLWKEHLAAMDHLRQGIHLRGYAQKNPKQEYKREAFELFTEMLENLKHDVVSILCKVRVQAEEDVAAVEEQRRRAEPVQQQYQHEASAPVGGEVVAETAMRAGPKVGRNDPCPCGSGKKYKQCHGKLA